The Lysinibacillus pakistanensis genome includes a window with the following:
- a CDS encoding PepSY1/2 domain-containing protein: MRTMLAILTAAVIGLGAYSIHLHGEKASLQRTVLAQYTDKLTDASEKLSHLQRAVSQSLLFQNDQAIHNELDSVWRLSSDVRSSISNIPIGQELSNQWLSYLGRLGDEAKKTAKTGDYQAWREKMPQISTNLQSLSDEWSAATVDFYKNNGKMDVWLRQVDQKNPNTTFDNVQKTLKDYSEKDFPLTLSESDWQKKIELKALQDSVITEKEALEKVKNMFPIIKDATFTVTRSSDTAPYPFYHIQFHQGIRLGYVDLTEKGGHLLSYLVERPVDEARLSQEEIMKKAEEHLKRLGINDVAFVESRENHQAWHVTFARVHPGDKAIIYADGIQLKLAKDTGELLGANAMEYIQEETIKQQTAKPIDWKTFFDKDVKVEEVKNIYTDNGQYEQRLCYEVIAVRDGQSPETFRIVIDAENHNVLKVEYLT; the protein is encoded by the coding sequence ATGAGAACCATGCTTGCTATACTTACAGCAGCCGTTATTGGCTTAGGTGCTTACAGCATACATTTACATGGTGAAAAGGCAAGCTTACAACGTACCGTGCTTGCCCAGTATACAGATAAATTAACGGATGCTTCTGAGAAATTATCGCATTTACAACGAGCGGTTTCACAATCATTACTGTTTCAGAATGACCAAGCTATTCACAATGAATTAGATTCCGTTTGGCGATTAAGCTCCGATGTTCGATCGTCCATATCAAATATTCCAATCGGACAGGAACTTTCTAATCAATGGCTAAGTTACCTAGGGCGTCTAGGAGATGAAGCAAAGAAAACAGCTAAAACGGGAGATTACCAAGCGTGGCGTGAAAAAATGCCACAAATCTCTACAAATTTACAATCACTCTCGGATGAATGGTCAGCGGCAACAGTCGATTTTTATAAAAATAACGGTAAAATGGATGTCTGGCTGAGACAAGTAGATCAAAAAAATCCAAATACAACATTTGATAATGTTCAAAAGACTCTGAAGGACTACAGTGAAAAGGATTTCCCACTGACATTAAGTGAATCCGATTGGCAGAAAAAAATCGAGCTAAAAGCATTACAGGATTCGGTTATTACGGAAAAAGAGGCATTAGAAAAAGTGAAGAATATGTTCCCTATCATTAAGGATGCCACATTTACAGTGACGAGAAGCAGTGATACAGCACCATATCCGTTTTATCATATCCAATTCCACCAAGGTATTCGTCTAGGTTATGTGGATCTTACCGAAAAGGGTGGACATTTATTATCCTATTTAGTTGAGCGACCTGTAGATGAAGCAAGGCTTTCACAAGAAGAGATAATGAAAAAGGCTGAGGAACATTTAAAACGACTTGGTATAAATGATGTGGCATTTGTAGAATCTCGTGAAAACCATCAAGCATGGCATGTCACATTTGCACGTGTGCACCCTGGCGATAAAGCAATCATTTATGCAGATGGTATTCAGTTAAAGCTAGCGAAGGATACTGGAGAATTGCTTGGCGCAAATGCAATGGAATATATACAGGAAGAGACAATTAAACAACAAACTGCAAAACCAATTGACTGGAAAACTTTCTTTGACAAGGATGTTAAAGTGGAGGAAGTAAAAAATATTTATACAGATAACGGCCAATATGAACAGCGTCTTTGTTATGAAGTGATTGCGGTAAGAGATGGTCAATCACCTGAAACCTTTAGGATTGTCATTGATGCTGAAAATCACAATGTTTTAAAGGTGGAATATTTAACTTAA